AGAGCAGGACGACATCGATGTCTACCTGCGGAGCTATGCGCCCACGCGCGGCGGTGCCGACTTGGGGGACATCACCCTGGACGAGGCCTATTTCGGCTATCAGGCGCCCGATGACGGGCTACGCTTCAAGGTGGGCCGGATGCAGACGGCGTTTGCGGTGCCGGGCGTCGCCTCCAAGGGTCTGGACCGCAACGACAGTCCCAACATCGGGGTGAACTGGACCGACGGCGTGCACCTGGATATGCCGGTGGCAGGCGGCTGGCGCGGACACGTGATCGCCCAATACCAGGATTCCAAGGGCAGCAGCAGCGTTACCGCTGCGCCGTTGGATTTCAGTGCCAGCGGCAGCCGCACGACGCTGTTCCTGGGCATGGAAAACAAACAGCGGGTGGGCGCGATCACCCAGCGGATGCTGTCGCTGACCTGGATGCCCGACAGTCTGGCCGACCTCGGCCTGGCGAACCCGTCGCGGCAGGACTACGTCACCGTCGATGCGCGCGTTGCCGCCGAATGGCCGTTGGGGACTGCCGGGGCGAGGTTCGTCACCGGCGCCGAGGTCGGATATGCGCTGGAAACACCGGTCGACGCGGTCAGCGGCACGGGGGGAACCGGGGACACCGGCGGACTGGCGTGGCAGGTGCAGGCCAGCGTCTATGACTTCGCGCCCGATCACAATATCGGCGTGGCCATCGGTCGCGCGGACGCGGGCTGGCTGATCTCGCCGGACTACCGCCCCAACGACAGTTCGCTGGAAGTGAGGTACCAGTGGCAGTTCCTGCCAAAGACCTCGATGGAGGCGCGGGTCCGCGAGCGCCGTGAACTCGAGCACCCGGCCGGCACCCGCGCGCGGGTTGATCGCGATCTTTATGTGCGGGTGTCGCACAAGTTCTGACTGAATTGTCCGCCCCGGAAGCGTTTGCTACGCTCGCCTGCACTCTGATCGGCAGGCAGCAGCATGCACAGGCGACAGTTTCTCGGACGCGCAGCCGGCGCTGCGCTCATCCTGCCGTTGCTGGGCGCGAGCGATGTGTTTGCTGCGCCCTCGTCCGGCAAGTTGCTGCCGGTTCCGCTGTCCACGGGCGACTGGGTCGGGCTGGTCAGTCCCTCATCGGCCCTCAACGACGGGTTCGACCTGCAACTGGCGCAGGAGGTCATGCAGGCGCTGGGGTTCAAGGTCAAGACCGGCGAACACTACGCACAGCGCCGGGGACATCTGGCGGGGACGGATGCCGGACGCGCCGGTGACATCAATGCGATGTTCTCCGATCCGGAGGTCAAGGCCGTCATCGCGACGCGCGGCGGCTCGGGTGCCGCGCGCCTGCTTCCGCTGCTGGACTACGAGGCAATCGGCAGCAATCCCAAGGCGCTGCTCGGGTTCTCGGACATCACGGCGCTCCACAACGCCATCCACGCGCAAACCGGGCTGGTGACCTTCCACGGGCCCAATGGCTCCGGCAGCTGGAACCGCTTCAACGTCGACCAGTTCGAGCGCGTGTTCTTCAAGCGCGAACTGATGCAATACCGCAACGTCCAGGACCCCGGCGACGAGCTGGTGCAGCGCCGCAATCGCACGATCACGATCACCGGTGGCAAGGCCCGCGGCGAGCTCGTCGGCGGCAACCTGTCGGTCCTGGTGGCCCTGGCGGGGTCCCCGTACCTGCCCGATTTCACCGACAGGATCCTCTTCATTGAGGATGTGTCCGAAGCCCCGTACCGCATCGATCGCATGCTCACCACGTTGAAGCTGATGGGTGTGCTGGACCGGATCGCCGGGGTAATCTTCGGGGAGTGCAGCGACTGCGAGCCGGGCAACGGCTACGGGTCGCTGACGTTGTCGCAGATCCTCGACGATCATCTCAAGCCGCTGAAGATCCCCGCCTACCAGGGCGCGATGATCGGGCACATCCGCCAGCAGTTCATCGTGCCGGTGGGTGGGTTGGTGGAGATGGACGCCGACGCCGGTACCTTCCGCATGCTGGAGCCGGTGTTCGCGTCCTGACAGCGTGGACCACCGCGGCATGCCTACACTGGGCCGCATGATCAGGCCAAACATCCTGCGGAAACTCGACCTCGAGACTGCGTCCGCGCCGGGGCGTCCGCGACACATCGCCTCGGGCAGCGCGCTGGTCGCGATTGACCGCGCGCAGGGCCATCGACGCAATGGAGCACGACGTGAGCCGGGTTGATCTGGGGATGGTCGAAGGCGTTGCGCTGTCGATCACCGACGGCGCGCTGCTTCCGGACGGGCGTCTTGTGGTCACGGCCGTGGCCGAGCAATCGCCCGACAGCTATCAGGACGGCCCTTGCGTGGGCGCGGCTGTCGCCGTGATCGCGAGGGACGGGCGCGTGTGCGAGCTGCATCACCTCGAGCCGATCTACAAGGTCGAGGGCGTGCAGGCGTGGGTAGAGGAGGGGGGAGCGCGACTGTTGCTGGTGACCGATTCCGACGATGAGGACACCGCCAGTCTCCTGCTGGAGGCGCAGCTTCCCGCAGCGCTCCAGCGCCCTCAGGCTGCCGGCTTCGCCAGTGCGGTGAGCAACTGGCTCATACGGTAGGGCTTGGGCAGGAAGACGATGGGGTCGGAAAAGATCGGATAGATGATGCCAGACTCGATCACCTCACTTCCGGAGATGCCATGCCCCTGAAGATCAATTTTGATGACGCCGGCGACGAACCGGGGTGGACCGCGTTGAACGACGAGGTGATGGGCGGAATTTCAACCGGAAATGCCGTGGTTGCCGGTGGGCGGCTGCGATTCGCAGGGGCGCTGTCATTGGCGAACAATGGCGGGTTTGCGTCGGTGCGCACCAAGGGGCGCGACTTCGACCTCAGCGGTGCCGGGGACGTGACGATGCGCGTTCGCGGGGACGGCCGCCGCTACCAGTTGCGCCTGGCAACCGACGCGCGTCACCGCGGCATCGCAGTGTCCTTTGGGGCGGAGTTTGCTACGCAGGCGGGGGAGTGGATCGAAGTGCGCTTGCCGCTCGGGTCGCTCAAGGCCACGGTGCGCGGTTCGCCGGTGACAGACGTCAAGTTGAACCCGTCCGGGGTACGGGAGATCGGCCTGCTGATTGCCGACAAGCGCGAAGGTCCGTTCCTGCTTGAGGTCGACTGGATCGCGGCGGGTTGACGGCGGGGCATTCCAGCGGTGGGTAATCCAGGTTCCAGGTTGTCGCTGCGGCCTGCCGCTGACCAGCGCTGCCGGGCACGTCGGATTTTCCCGGCAACCTTTTCATTACATCGACCGCTTTATGCTCAGCCATCCCGTCCACGCAACAAGGAGAGCGACATGCCACGTAGCATCGGTGAACGATATGCCTGCGAGAGCTGTGGAGCGCAACTGGTTTACGAGAAGCCCTGTACCTGTCCCGAGGGCAAGCCACACGCGGAAATCTGCTGCGGCGTCCAGATGAAGCAGGTGGCGCAGAAGGCTCCCAGCGAAAGCACGCCGCGGTAGATTCCACGCGTCTGCAAGTCAGGCCGGGTTAGCACCCTTTGAAGCGGGGATTGGATGGACAGTCGAGAGGAAGAGCGCGATTGGGGTGGTCTTCGGATGCGGCGGGCCGCGGCGAGGGCGAGCCACAGCATCGACGACGGGCAATCACGGTTCACGACGGCGGTGGTGATCTTTGTAGCGGTCGCGATTGCCTATCCCTGGTATTCCTACGCGGTCCACTCCCGCCTGATGGCTCGGGACATCGCGGCCGGACTTGCCCAGGTCTCGGCTGACGTCGATTCTTCCTCTGCTGTGGCAGCGCACCGCAGCGACGATGGCCGGGGTCGACAGACGTCGATGACCGACCCGATCGATCGCCACGCCGCCGCCCGGCATCGCCTGGATGTCGTGCAGGTCAAGGGTGCCAGCGACGGCCGGGCCGGGACCGTGGTGGTTGTTGAGCTGGGTGCGGTCGGAGTGGCGGAGTCCGCCGCACGGATCTGTCAGCAGGCAGCGGGTTTTGTCGGCTACCGCCTGGAGGGGGAGGTGGTCCGCGTGCAGCGCTACCGCGGAACCAGGCCGGCAACGGACGCGGGCCAGATTCGCTGCTAGATTGTCGGGTTCGCGTGTTGGCGATCTATCATGACAAGGGCCCGCCAAATGCGGGCCTTCGTCGTCAAAGGGGGTTGCATGGGGAAGTACTCGAACGCGTGGAGGGCGGCATCGCTCGCGCTCCTGCTGGCCAATGGGATGTCGGGCGCCGCCTTGGCTCGCGACACCGGCCAGACGACCGCAATCACCAACGCGCTGGTCTTTGACGGCACCGGGGGAGCGGCGTATCCGGCAACGGTGCTGATCCGCAACCAGCGCATCGTCGACGTTGGCCAGGATCTGAAGGTGCCCAAGCGGGCAGTGGTGATCGATGCAGA
The genomic region above belongs to Lysobacter avium and contains:
- a CDS encoding CIA30 family protein is translated as MPLKINFDDAGDEPGWTALNDEVMGGISTGNAVVAGGRLRFAGALSLANNGGFASVRTKGRDFDLSGAGDVTMRVRGDGRRYQLRLATDARHRGIAVSFGAEFATQAGEWIEVRLPLGSLKATVRGSPVTDVKLNPSGVREIGLLIADKREGPFLLEVDWIAAG
- a CDS encoding S66 peptidase family protein, encoding MHRRQFLGRAAGAALILPLLGASDVFAAPSSGKLLPVPLSTGDWVGLVSPSSALNDGFDLQLAQEVMQALGFKVKTGEHYAQRRGHLAGTDAGRAGDINAMFSDPEVKAVIATRGGSGAARLLPLLDYEAIGSNPKALLGFSDITALHNAIHAQTGLVTFHGPNGSGSWNRFNVDQFERVFFKRELMQYRNVQDPGDELVQRRNRTITITGGKARGELVGGNLSVLVALAGSPYLPDFTDRILFIEDVSEAPYRIDRMLTTLKLMGVLDRIAGVIFGECSDCEPGNGYGSLTLSQILDDHLKPLKIPAYQGAMIGHIRQQFIVPVGGLVEMDADAGTFRMLEPVFAS
- a CDS encoding DUF6910 family protein, producing MSRVDLGMVEGVALSITDGALLPDGRLVVTAVAEQSPDSYQDGPCVGAAVAVIARDGRVCELHHLEPIYKVEGVQAWVEEGGARLLLVTDSDDEDTASLLLEAQLPAALQRPQAAGFASAVSNWLIR